One window from the genome of Brachyhypopomus gauderio isolate BG-103 unplaced genomic scaffold, BGAUD_0.2 sc82, whole genome shotgun sequence encodes:
- the LOC143493198 gene encoding uncharacterized protein LOC143493198 isoform X1 produces MAQYTFQEQLVSIMEILAKAAVAEINRRVDDSCAVLRLELSRSQKDIDTLKRKCQVIENELRKARGRGRKKVFICGTSEKLSMPFQSARGAGADVRRAEQTVTLQDADPEPPIQHTIQILEDGSEAPIIKEEGTENEPWIIEEEAGPFPFEHGGNVSREPAQETPEAQGQLPEDMEPQSTHFARIRSSVEQVKSDEEGTGRFRLHVKAEKEEEEERGRQGVVVEGAEQRDGEMEFALEERDVHLEFALEEREAHLWHPVPEEQISGEAEQTDKSFPPAQLSRDMSVFPQHLDTAMEQSGSSALPPESTPIDLYGTHEQPHAAWTRDRRAQADPAVQRLRHDGLPPGPTQPNALLPHHRTPARPGQAGAETSSQAGPGPAGQAGPGYSRGGLGAVRRLRAHWRVSTAGERRFSCSFCERRFVRFGQLKEHLRSHTGERPYTCTQCGRSFTKQGNLIRHAVVHSGEKPYQCSLCGKCFTQRSSLKSHQKTHTPERDGILQGLPVYQSVRDSHGGLSVTQTRGFL; encoded by the exons ATGGCACAATACACTTTCCAGGAGCAGTTGGTGTCCATCATGGAGATACTGGCCAAAGCGGCCGTTGCAGAAATCAACAGACGTGTGGACGACAGCTGTGCCGTGCTTCGCCTCGAGTTGTCCCGAAGTCAAAAAGACATCGACACGCTGAAAAGAAAATGTCAAGTGATCGAGAACGAATTGAGAAAAGCGCGTGGACGAGGCAGAAAGAAAG TGTTCATCTGTGGGACTTCCGAGAAACTCTCTATGCCTTTCCAAAGTGCCCGAGGAGCTGGTGCAGACGTGCGCAGAGCTGAACAGACTGTTACACTACAAGATGCAGACCCCGAACCACCTATACAACAT ACTATCCAAATTCTTGAGGATGGATCTGAGGCCCCAATCATCAAGGAGGAGGGAACTGAAAATGAGCCGTGGATTATTGAAGAAG AAGCAGGACCGTTTCCTTTTGAGCATGGGGGTAACGTGTCCCGAGAACCAGCACAGGAGACACCTGAAGCCCAAGGCCAGCTTCCTGAAGACATGGAACCACAGAGCACACACTTTGCCCGCATCCGGTCTTCGGTGGAACAGGTTAAGAGTGATGAGGAAGGAACCGGTAGATTCAGATTGCACGTGAAAGctgagaaggaggaagaggaagagagaggcagGCAGGGAGTCGTagtggagggggcggagcagagagacggagagatggAGTTTGCTCTGGAGGAGAGGGACGTCCACCTGGAGTTCgctctggaggagagggaggcccACCTGTGGCACCCTGTCCCCGAGGAGCAGATATCTGGTGAGGCTGAGCAGACTGACAAGTCCTTCCCCCCCGCCCAACTCTCACGCGATATGTCAGTGTTTCCTCAGCACTTGGATACAGCCATGGAACAGTCTGGAAGCTCCGCCCTCCCTCCCGAGAGCACCCCGATCGATCTGTACGGCACCCATGAGCAACCCCATGCAGCCTGGACCAGGGACAGGAGAGCCCAGGCCGACCCCGCCGTTCAGAGGCTGAGGCACGACGGGCTGCCCCCAGGGCCCACGCAGCCCAACGCCCTGCTCCCGCACCACAGGACTCCGGCCCGGCCGGGCCAGGCCGGAGCCGAGACGTCCTCCCAGGCGGGCCCCGGCCCGGCCGGCCAGGCGGGACCGGGCTACAGCCGCGGTGGCCTCGGCGCCGTCCGGCGGCTGCGTGCGCACTGGCGGGTCAGCACGGCCGGTGAACGCCGTTTCAGCTGCTCCTTCTGCGAGAGACGCTTCGTGCGGTTCGGGCAGCTGAAGGAACACCTGCGGAGCCACACAGGTGAGAGACCGTACACCTGTACCCAGTGCGGACGCAGCTTCACCAAGCAGGGCAACCTGATCCGGCACGCCGTGGTGCACAGCGGGGAGAAACCCTACCAGTGTTCCCTCTGCGGGAAGTGCTTCACCCAGCGTTCCAGCCTCAAATCCCACCAGAAGACGCATACGCCAGAGAGGGACGGTATCCTGCAGGGACTGCCTGTGTACCAGTCGGTCAGAGACTCACATGGTGGCTTGTCAGTAACTCAGACCAGGGGTTTTCTATAG
- the LOC143493198 gene encoding uncharacterized protein LOC143493198 isoform X2 yields MEILAKAAVAEINRRVDDSCAVLRLELSRSQKDIDTLKRKCQVIENELRKARGRGRKKVFICGTSEKLSMPFQSARGAGADVRRAEQTVTLQDADPEPPIQHTIQILEDGSEAPIIKEEGTENEPWIIEEEAGPFPFEHGGNVSREPAQETPEAQGQLPEDMEPQSTHFARIRSSVEQVKSDEEGTGRFRLHVKAEKEEEEERGRQGVVVEGAEQRDGEMEFALEERDVHLEFALEEREAHLWHPVPEEQISGEAEQTDKSFPPAQLSRDMSVFPQHLDTAMEQSGSSALPPESTPIDLYGTHEQPHAAWTRDRRAQADPAVQRLRHDGLPPGPTQPNALLPHHRTPARPGQAGAETSSQAGPGPAGQAGPGYSRGGLGAVRRLRAHWRVSTAGERRFSCSFCERRFVRFGQLKEHLRSHTGERPYTCTQCGRSFTKQGNLIRHAVVHSGEKPYQCSLCGKCFTQRSSLKSHQKTHTPERDGILQGLPVYQSVRDSHGGLSVTQTRGFL; encoded by the exons ATGGAGATACTGGCCAAAGCGGCCGTTGCAGAAATCAACAGACGTGTGGACGACAGCTGTGCCGTGCTTCGCCTCGAGTTGTCCCGAAGTCAAAAAGACATCGACACGCTGAAAAGAAAATGTCAAGTGATCGAGAACGAATTGAGAAAAGCGCGTGGACGAGGCAGAAAGAAAG TGTTCATCTGTGGGACTTCCGAGAAACTCTCTATGCCTTTCCAAAGTGCCCGAGGAGCTGGTGCAGACGTGCGCAGAGCTGAACAGACTGTTACACTACAAGATGCAGACCCCGAACCACCTATACAACAT ACTATCCAAATTCTTGAGGATGGATCTGAGGCCCCAATCATCAAGGAGGAGGGAACTGAAAATGAGCCGTGGATTATTGAAGAAG AAGCAGGACCGTTTCCTTTTGAGCATGGGGGTAACGTGTCCCGAGAACCAGCACAGGAGACACCTGAAGCCCAAGGCCAGCTTCCTGAAGACATGGAACCACAGAGCACACACTTTGCCCGCATCCGGTCTTCGGTGGAACAGGTTAAGAGTGATGAGGAAGGAACCGGTAGATTCAGATTGCACGTGAAAGctgagaaggaggaagaggaagagagaggcagGCAGGGAGTCGTagtggagggggcggagcagagagacggagagatggAGTTTGCTCTGGAGGAGAGGGACGTCCACCTGGAGTTCgctctggaggagagggaggcccACCTGTGGCACCCTGTCCCCGAGGAGCAGATATCTGGTGAGGCTGAGCAGACTGACAAGTCCTTCCCCCCCGCCCAACTCTCACGCGATATGTCAGTGTTTCCTCAGCACTTGGATACAGCCATGGAACAGTCTGGAAGCTCCGCCCTCCCTCCCGAGAGCACCCCGATCGATCTGTACGGCACCCATGAGCAACCCCATGCAGCCTGGACCAGGGACAGGAGAGCCCAGGCCGACCCCGCCGTTCAGAGGCTGAGGCACGACGGGCTGCCCCCAGGGCCCACGCAGCCCAACGCCCTGCTCCCGCACCACAGGACTCCGGCCCGGCCGGGCCAGGCCGGAGCCGAGACGTCCTCCCAGGCGGGCCCCGGCCCGGCCGGCCAGGCGGGACCGGGCTACAGCCGCGGTGGCCTCGGCGCCGTCCGGCGGCTGCGTGCGCACTGGCGGGTCAGCACGGCCGGTGAACGCCGTTTCAGCTGCTCCTTCTGCGAGAGACGCTTCGTGCGGTTCGGGCAGCTGAAGGAACACCTGCGGAGCCACACAGGTGAGAGACCGTACACCTGTACCCAGTGCGGACGCAGCTTCACCAAGCAGGGCAACCTGATCCGGCACGCCGTGGTGCACAGCGGGGAGAAACCCTACCAGTGTTCCCTCTGCGGGAAGTGCTTCACCCAGCGTTCCAGCCTCAAATCCCACCAGAAGACGCATACGCCAGAGAGGGACGGTATCCTGCAGGGACTGCCTGTGTACCAGTCGGTCAGAGACTCACATGGTGGCTTGTCAGTAACTCAGACCAGGGGTTTTCTATAG
- the LOC143493200 gene encoding uncharacterized protein LOC143493200 isoform X1, with translation MLSEDTVTSSSVSFHNRLASVMAMVAKSAVAEIGKVYDDGLAVLRLEVCRKDSEIQTLKKKLETVENELRCMKESQRPVMPVLLPGSGKREADERSERTNQQLTVKHSPEADMCNKKTGDEARNHCASSEDTHLQATAATNTDTALSLMQTQTSPQAPTEDLSKPAFCGEDFGGLELQMKVEQEINSDILDESSVETVSECAAIKDTDAQPWTSVAVSNGMVQAEEARDPDYPLLTEEVPLCVDADGGPFIPTAPGVSAGSSATVCPRNNRLSLEPMRQQSRLQPPWTDTAPADFSAPQEVQLPLFAQQTTDMPPQFPPSPQNHSRTPNRLELSYNTINHIRSRGLFAVDGNSLDRATLPLRRRPVKEKWFICSFCGKSFDRFSHLQMHQRIHTGEKPFSCNICGKRFSQQSNLRTHQRTHRTQTKEF, from the exons ATGCTCTCGGAGGACACTGTGACAAGCAGCAGCGTTTCTTTCCACAATAGACTAGCCTCTGTTATGGCAATGGTGGCCAAGTCTGCTGTTGCAGAGATAGGCAAAGTGTACGACGACGGTTTGGCTGTGTTACGACTGGAGGTGTGTCGCAAAGATTCAGAAATACAGACGCTGAAGAAAAAACTTGAAACGGTAGAAAATGAACTGCGGTGCATGAAAGAGTCGCAGCGACCTGTAATGCCTGTTTTGCTTCCAGGTTCAGGAAAGAGGGAAG CAGACGAGCGCAGTGAAAGGACCAATCAACAGCTAACTGTAAAACATTCACCAGAAGCTGATATGTGTAATAAGAAAACAGGAGATGAAGCAAGAAATCACTGTGCATCTTCTGAAGACACACATTTGCAGGCCACAGCtgctacaaacacagacacagcatTAAGCCTCATGCAGACACAGACCTCTCCTCAAGCTCCTACAGAGGACCTTAGCAAGCCAGCGTTCTGTGGCGAGGACTTTGGCGGACTAGAACTCCAAATGAAAGTGGAGCAGGAGATAAACTCGGACATTCTAGACGAGAGCAGCGTGGAGACGGTTTCGGAGTGTGCCGCGATCAAGGACACGGACGCACAGCCGTGGACCTCCGTCGCCGTGTCAAACGGCATGGTCCAAGCAGAAGAGGCTCGAGACCCCGACTACCCTCTCCTAACCGAAGAAGTGCCTTTGTGCGTGGACGCAGACGGAGGTCCTTTTATCCCCACGGCGCCGGGCGTCAGCGCCGGCTCGTCCGCCACCGTTTGCCCAAGGAACAACAGGCTCAGCTTGGAACCGATGAGACAGCAGAGCAGATTGCAGCCCCCCTGGACCGACACCGCACCAGCAGATTTTAGTGCACCGCAGGAGGTCCAACTGCCGCTGTTTGCGCAGCAGACAACAGACATGCCGCCCCAATTTCCCCCATCACCTCAGAACCACAGCAGGACTCCCAACCGCCTGGAGCTCTCTTACAACACAATCAACCATATCCGCAGCAGAGGGCTGTTCGCGGTGGACGGCAACAGCTTAGACAGGGCCACGCTGCCTCTGCGGAGGAGGCCGGTGAAGGAGAAGTGGTTCATCTGCTCCTTCTGTGGGAAAAGCTTTGACCGGTTTAGCCACCTTCAGATGCACCAGAGGATTCACACCGGAGAAAAGCCATTCAGTTGCAACATATGTGGAAAACGATTTTCGCAGCAAAGTAACCTACGCACACACCAAAGAACCCACAGAACTCAAACTAAAGAGTTTTGA
- the LOC143493200 gene encoding uncharacterized protein LOC143493200 isoform X2, with translation MLSEDTVTSSSVSFHNRLASVMAMVAKSAVAEIGKVYDDGLAVLRLEVCRKDSEIQTLKKKLETVENELRCMKESQRPVMPVLLPGSGKREDERSERTNQQLTVKHSPEADMCNKKTGDEARNHCASSEDTHLQATAATNTDTALSLMQTQTSPQAPTEDLSKPAFCGEDFGGLELQMKVEQEINSDILDESSVETVSECAAIKDTDAQPWTSVAVSNGMVQAEEARDPDYPLLTEEVPLCVDADGGPFIPTAPGVSAGSSATVCPRNNRLSLEPMRQQSRLQPPWTDTAPADFSAPQEVQLPLFAQQTTDMPPQFPPSPQNHSRTPNRLELSYNTINHIRSRGLFAVDGNSLDRATLPLRRRPVKEKWFICSFCGKSFDRFSHLQMHQRIHTGEKPFSCNICGKRFSQQSNLRTHQRTHRTQTKEF, from the exons ATGCTCTCGGAGGACACTGTGACAAGCAGCAGCGTTTCTTTCCACAATAGACTAGCCTCTGTTATGGCAATGGTGGCCAAGTCTGCTGTTGCAGAGATAGGCAAAGTGTACGACGACGGTTTGGCTGTGTTACGACTGGAGGTGTGTCGCAAAGATTCAGAAATACAGACGCTGAAGAAAAAACTTGAAACGGTAGAAAATGAACTGCGGTGCATGAAAGAGTCGCAGCGACCTGTAATGCCTGTTTTGCTTCCAGGTTCAGGAAAGAGGGAAG ACGAGCGCAGTGAAAGGACCAATCAACAGCTAACTGTAAAACATTCACCAGAAGCTGATATGTGTAATAAGAAAACAGGAGATGAAGCAAGAAATCACTGTGCATCTTCTGAAGACACACATTTGCAGGCCACAGCtgctacaaacacagacacagcatTAAGCCTCATGCAGACACAGACCTCTCCTCAAGCTCCTACAGAGGACCTTAGCAAGCCAGCGTTCTGTGGCGAGGACTTTGGCGGACTAGAACTCCAAATGAAAGTGGAGCAGGAGATAAACTCGGACATTCTAGACGAGAGCAGCGTGGAGACGGTTTCGGAGTGTGCCGCGATCAAGGACACGGACGCACAGCCGTGGACCTCCGTCGCCGTGTCAAACGGCATGGTCCAAGCAGAAGAGGCTCGAGACCCCGACTACCCTCTCCTAACCGAAGAAGTGCCTTTGTGCGTGGACGCAGACGGAGGTCCTTTTATCCCCACGGCGCCGGGCGTCAGCGCCGGCTCGTCCGCCACCGTTTGCCCAAGGAACAACAGGCTCAGCTTGGAACCGATGAGACAGCAGAGCAGATTGCAGCCCCCCTGGACCGACACCGCACCAGCAGATTTTAGTGCACCGCAGGAGGTCCAACTGCCGCTGTTTGCGCAGCAGACAACAGACATGCCGCCCCAATTTCCCCCATCACCTCAGAACCACAGCAGGACTCCCAACCGCCTGGAGCTCTCTTACAACACAATCAACCATATCCGCAGCAGAGGGCTGTTCGCGGTGGACGGCAACAGCTTAGACAGGGCCACGCTGCCTCTGCGGAGGAGGCCGGTGAAGGAGAAGTGGTTCATCTGCTCCTTCTGTGGGAAAAGCTTTGACCGGTTTAGCCACCTTCAGATGCACCAGAGGATTCACACCGGAGAAAAGCCATTCAGTTGCAACATATGTGGAAAACGATTTTCGCAGCAAAGTAACCTACGCACACACCAAAGAACCCACAGAACTCAAACTAAAGAGTTTTGA